From the Priestia koreensis genome, one window contains:
- a CDS encoding DUF6509 family protein has protein sequence MLEITSYTVEKLKDPFGILSGDRYEFFLDVDVPEDDELYNENGLRLKVILSVTDEEAKIVQYHFYDRSTDKYIDFSLEEDEEQMVLAFCKERTSEAEEQ, from the coding sequence ATGTTAGAAATAACAAGTTATACAGTAGAAAAATTAAAAGATCCGTTTGGTATTTTAAGCGGAGATCGTTATGAATTCTTTTTAGATGTAGACGTTCCAGAAGACGATGAGCTTTACAACGAGAACGGGCTCCGCTTAAAGGTTATTTTAAGCGTTACGGACGAGGAAGCAAAAATCGTTCAATACCATTTTTATGATCGCAGCACCGACAAATACATCGACTTTTCGTTAGAAGAAGATGAGGAGCAAATGGTGCTCGCGTTCTGTAAGGAACGCACGTCAGAAGCTGAAGAACAATAA
- a CDS encoding SDR family NAD(P)-dependent oxidoreductase, translating into MELNLQQKLVVVTGSTAGIGKAVAEHFLQEGAHVVVNGRTQEKVDKVVKELSAHGTVHGVAADLSKPEQSKQFLEQVDSIGDVDVLVNNLAFFEVKNFEEVTDEEWMEYFEVNVMTAVRTSRHYLPKMLKRNQGRILNLASEAGVKPLPQMLPYSVTKTSLISLSRGMAEMTKGTKVTVNAVLPGPTWTEGVENFIEGAAKAENKELGAFTRDYFKDNEPTSLIQRFATVEEVASTIVFLASDKASAINGATQRVEGGIIRSI; encoded by the coding sequence ATGGAATTAAACCTTCAGCAGAAATTAGTCGTTGTAACAGGATCAACAGCAGGAATTGGAAAGGCTGTTGCGGAGCACTTTTTACAAGAAGGCGCGCACGTTGTTGTTAATGGTCGTACACAGGAGAAGGTCGATAAAGTGGTGAAAGAGCTTTCTGCTCATGGAACCGTTCACGGTGTGGCAGCCGATCTTTCTAAGCCAGAGCAAAGCAAACAATTCCTTGAGCAGGTCGATTCGATTGGAGATGTGGACGTGCTTGTTAATAACCTAGCGTTCTTCGAAGTGAAAAACTTTGAAGAAGTTACAGACGAAGAGTGGATGGAATATTTTGAAGTAAATGTGATGACGGCTGTACGTACATCACGTCATTACCTTCCTAAAATGCTAAAACGAAATCAAGGCCGCATTTTAAATCTAGCAAGTGAGGCGGGAGTGAAGCCTCTTCCACAAATGCTTCCATATTCAGTGACGAAAACATCACTTATCAGCTTATCAAGGGGCATGGCTGAGATGACAAAAGGAACAAAAGTAACGGTCAATGCGGTCTTACCTGGTCCAACGTGGACTGAAGGTGTAGAAAACTTTATTGAGGGAGCTGCAAAAGCTGAAAATAAAGAGCTAGGCGCCTTTACAAGAGATTACTTTAAAGACAATGAGCCGACATCGCTTATTCAACGATTTGCAACAGTAGAGGAAGTGGCAAGTACAATTGTCTTCCTTGCTTCTGATAAAGCATCGGCAATTAATGGAGCGACACAGCGCGTCGAGGGTGGAATTATTCGCTCAATCTAA